In Leuconostoc kimchii IMSNU 11154, the DNA window CTATCGTGCATTCTGTTGGTCATTCGGAAAGAACTGGCGTGCCAGTTGAATCACGCTTATCCACACAATGGTTTGTTAAGATGGCGCCACTAGCTGAGCAAGCATTAGATATGCAAAAAAATGCTGATGAAAAAGTGACGTTTGTACCTGCAAGATTCGAGGATACATTCACACGTTGGATGGATAATATTCGAGATTGGGTTATTTCACGTCAATTATGGTGGGGTCACCAAATTCCAGCTTGGTATAAGAATAAGGGAACAGCGCAAGAAGAAATTTATGTAGGTGAAACAGTGCCTGAGGGAAATGGTTGGCAACGTGATCCAGATGTTTTGGATACTTGGTTTTCGTCAGCATTGTGGCCTTTTTCAACAATGGGTTGGCCTGAAAATCAGACAGATGATTTTGCACGATACTATCCGACCAATACACTTGTAACTGGCTACGATATTATCTTTTTCTGGGTAGCACGTATGATGTTCCAAGGCAAAGAGTTTACTGGACAACGACCATTTAAAAATGTTTTAATTCATGGTTTAATTCGTGATGGCGAGGGGCGTAAAATGTCTAAATCGCTCGGTAATGGCGTTGATCCTATGGATGTGATCGAAAAATATGGTGCTGATGCCTTACGATGGTTCTTAGCTACCGGATCAACACCAGGACAAGATGTTCGTTTTACGTATGATAAAATGGATGCGGCTTGGAATTTCATCAATAAAATTTGGAATGCTTCACGTTACGTTATTATGAATTTAGATGATGATACACCATCGACTTTGCCGGATGTGGATAAGTTATCATTGGGCGATAAATGGATTTTGTCACGCTTGAACAAAACAATTGCACATGTCACGCGTAATTTTGATAAATTTGAATTTGGTGAAGCAGGACGTGAGTTATATAACTTTATTTGGTCTGATTTTGCGGACTGGTATATCGAAATGACCAAGGAAACGTTAAATGGTCGTGGTGACAAGGCACCAGTTCAACAAACATTAGCGTATGTTTTAGATCAGACGTTACGTCTTTTACAACCAATTATGCCATTTGTTACTGAGGCTATTTGGCAAGAAATGCCTGATCAGGTTGGTCGGCAAGCTGATTTTTCAGTGACACGTTACCCAATTGTACAAGATGAGTTACTGGATGAGACGTCTGAGAAATCGTTTAAGTCGCTACAAGATTTAATTGTTGCAGTTCGTAATATTCGATCCGAAGCAAATGCGCCAATGTCAACGCAAATTGATTTGTTGGTGAAGACATCTGATGAAAAGCTGGTTGATATATTTAATACTAATGTTGATTACATTAATCGATTTGCTCATCCTAAGTCACTTCAAATATCGGCAGATATTCGCGTGCCTGATTTAGCAATGTCGCAAGTCATATCAGGAGCCGAAATATATGTACCACTGGCTGAATTAATTGATATTGACGAAGAAATAACACGTTTGTCAAGTGAAGTTAAGAAGTTTACTAACGAGGTAAACCGAGCAGAAAAGAAACTTGGTAATGAAAAATTTGTTAATTCAGCGCCGGAGTCGGTTGTTGCTGGAGAAAAATTGAAGCTTGCTGATTGGCAAACTAAGTTGGAGGCAACACAAGCACGTTTAAATGCGTTACAAGCAACGAAGTAAGTGATGGAAAGTCGGTTTTGGACCGACTTTTTCATTTATAGTGAAGGTACAATGACTGAATTTTATAAAGAAAATAAAAACCATCCTAATAATTATGAGTTAATACAAGTATCTGATCTTGATGTAGCAAGCGTTTGGGCGTTACAAGCGATGGCCCATTCAAAAGGTAAAGGACTCATAGCAAATGTTGATGATCCAATTAGTCTAGGGTTTTTAAAAGATCGCGGTTTTATACCTATTTACACCACTCATTTTGCTAAATTAAATGTACGAGATTATGCAGGTGAACCAGTTGTAACTGTAGGCGAATTAGAGGAAGACCTGAGACAAGAATTAGTTTTGCTATTACGTGATCATTATGAGCGTATTCATCGTGTAAATCCTGCTTCTAAAAAAATTAATTACCGAAATTTAATTTTCAAAACCAAAGATTTTGACTTCGAACATAGTGTTGTTCGGTTGTCGCATGAACATATTATCGCAGCAATTTTAATTTTCAAACGTACTGATGGTTTTCATCTCGGTTGGACATTCGGAGATGATGTGCCAACGTTATTAGGGCTTTGGCGTGATTTATTAGGCATTTTGCCGGTGGGGGACGTTTTGAAAGCTGAGTTTCAAGATAATGATGTGTTGGCGATGAGTGTCTATGATACTTTTTTGTGGCATCAGACGGAGCAGGTACAACAAACGCTATTATGGCAAAGTCATGCAAATGGGTTGCTTAAAAATTAAAATTCGATACAATAATATAAGTACAAAAAAACGTGTGCTGGACATACGCTTAGAGGGGAAAAAACATGCCCGGAAGTAAAATATTGGCGAGCGCGCATTATTTACCAACTGATATTGTGACTAATGATGATTTAAGCCAAATCATTGACACTAATGATACTTGGATTCAATCACATACAGGTATTAAGACACGGCATATATCACTACAAGGCGAAAATACAAGCGATTTAGCAACAAAAGCTGCTTTGTTAGCTTTGAAAGATACCAATTTAACAGCAAATGATATTGATGTCATTATTGTGACGACGTTTACACCTGATGGTCTAGCACCGTCAACTGCGGCACTTGTCCAACGTAACTTAAATGCTAAGAAGGCATGGGCATACGACATTATGACAGCTTGTGCGGGGTTTGTATTTGGATTAAGCACAGCTGATAAGTTTATTCGTTCTGGTGCGTATAAAAACATTTTGGTGATTGCCGCTGAGGTTAATTCCAAGATGATGGATTTTTCAGATCGAACAAGTACGGTTTTTTTTGGTGATGGTGCCGGCGCAGTTATTCTC includes these proteins:
- a CDS encoding valine--tRNA ligase, with amino-acid sequence MRDIDMSTKYNPTAVETGRYDHWQEKKLFAPESNQAIQGNEPEPYAIVIPPPNVTGKLHLGHAWDTTLQDMIIRQKKMQGLDVLWLPGMDHAGIATQAKVEQRLRSEGVSRYDLGREKFVEQVWDWKNEYAATIKQQWGKMGLSLDFDRERFTLDDGLNKAVNKVFIDLYNKGLIYRGEYIINWDPQARTALSDIEVIYQDDPGAFYHVQYPFTDGTTFNGKNYIEIATTRPETMFGDVAVAVNPSDERYQDLIGKKVIVPLLNREVPIIADEYVEKDFGTGMVKITPAHDPNDFQVGNRHDLERINTMTEDGHLNENAGKYNGMERFEARQAIVADLENGGFMLKIEPIVHSVGHSERTGVPVESRLSTQWFVKMAPLAEQALDMQKNADEKVTFVPARFEDTFTRWMDNIRDWVISRQLWWGHQIPAWYKNKGTAQEEIYVGETVPEGNGWQRDPDVLDTWFSSALWPFSTMGWPENQTDDFARYYPTNTLVTGYDIIFFWVARMMFQGKEFTGQRPFKNVLIHGLIRDGEGRKMSKSLGNGVDPMDVIEKYGADALRWFLATGSTPGQDVRFTYDKMDAAWNFINKIWNASRYVIMNLDDDTPSTLPDVDKLSLGDKWILSRLNKTIAHVTRNFDKFEFGEAGRELYNFIWSDFADWYIEMTKETLNGRGDKAPVQQTLAYVLDQTLRLLQPIMPFVTEAIWQEMPDQVGRQADFSVTRYPIVQDELLDETSEKSFKSLQDLIVAVRNIRSEANAPMSTQIDLLVKTSDEKLVDIFNTNVDYINRFAHPKSLQISADIRVPDLAMSQVISGAEIYVPLAELIDIDEEITRLSSEVKKFTNEVNRAEKKLGNEKFVNSAPESVVAGEKLKLADWQTKLEATQARLNALQATK
- a CDS encoding beta-ketoacyl-ACP synthase III; this encodes MPGSKILASAHYLPTDIVTNDDLSQIIDTNDTWIQSHTGIKTRHISLQGENTSDLATKAALLALKDTNLTANDIDVIIVTTFTPDGLAPSTAALVQRNLNAKKAWAYDIMTACAGFVFGLSTADKFIRSGAYKNILVIAAEVNSKMMDFSDRTSTVFFGDGAGAVILTADDNDTGVVVGEELHTIGNPDVVHSGRIAPLKELSATNYPKTDAFSQMGHDVFDEVTTLIPKHITDFLASKQLTPHDVDYFIPHQANLRLIEYIANALNEPLEKFSTNIVRNGNTSSAGIAIGFDELNHAVNLLGKKVLLTGFGAGFTYGSVLLEF